One window from the genome of Gemmatimonadaceae bacterium encodes:
- the carA gene encoding glutamine-hydrolyzing carbamoyl-phosphate synthase small subunit gives MTQRSEVPGFLLLEDGTLFHGTLSSPAQPTVAEVVFTTNMSGYQEVFTDPSYQGQIVVMTAPMIGNYGVNDDDPESAQPQIAGVVMRELSKNYSSWRAEGDLGEWLRERQIPIIENVDTRRLTKHLRSAGVMRGVIGAGDSPDVEAMAALDACPSMEGLDLASRVSTRQRYEWGNPQSRWHIVAYDYGIKRNILRLFSDHGCRVTVVPATTSAKEALELDPDGVFLSNGPGDPAAVEYAPGIVREIASKDVPLFGICLGHQIIGLTYGAGTVKMPYGHRGGNHPVRDLASGRVLITSQNHGFAVQGSEAGIKGVSELEVTHVNLNDGTIEGLRHRELPIFAVQYHPEAAPGPHDARPLFNQFLDVVRKQSA, from the coding sequence GTGACCCAACGGTCCGAAGTGCCAGGGTTCCTTCTCCTCGAGGACGGAACCCTTTTTCACGGCACGCTCTCCTCTCCTGCGCAGCCAACGGTCGCCGAGGTCGTCTTCACGACGAACATGAGCGGGTATCAGGAGGTCTTCACCGACCCCTCGTATCAAGGACAGATCGTCGTGATGACCGCACCGATGATCGGCAACTATGGGGTCAACGACGACGATCCAGAATCGGCGCAGCCCCAGATCGCCGGAGTCGTCATGCGCGAGCTCTCGAAGAACTACTCGAGCTGGCGGGCCGAGGGTGACCTCGGCGAGTGGCTGCGTGAGAGGCAGATCCCGATCATCGAGAACGTCGACACGCGGCGGTTGACGAAGCACCTGCGCAGCGCCGGGGTTATGCGCGGCGTGATTGGCGCTGGCGACTCACCTGACGTCGAGGCTATGGCAGCGCTCGATGCGTGCCCCTCGATGGAGGGACTGGACCTCGCCTCGCGCGTGTCGACTCGCCAGCGCTATGAGTGGGGCAACCCGCAATCGCGCTGGCACATCGTCGCCTACGACTATGGCATCAAGCGCAATATTCTGCGGCTATTCAGCGACCATGGATGTCGCGTGACAGTCGTTCCTGCAACGACGTCTGCAAAGGAAGCGCTGGAGCTCGATCCCGATGGCGTATTCCTCTCGAATGGGCCGGGAGATCCGGCGGCGGTGGAGTATGCTCCGGGCATTGTCCGAGAGATTGCATCGAAGGATGTACCGCTGTTCGGGATCTGCCTCGGGCACCAAATCATTGGTCTCACATACGGCGCCGGAACGGTGAAGATGCCGTATGGGCACCGCGGCGGCAATCATCCGGTACGCGACCTCGCTTCGGGTCGAGTGCTCATCACGTCGCAGAATCACGGTTTTGCGGTACAGGGGAGCGAGGCGGGAATCAAAGGCGTTTCGGAACTCGAAGTCACGCACGTCAACCTGAATGACGGCACGATCGAAGGGCTGCGGCATCGGGAGCTTCCAATCTTCGCCGTTCAATACCACCCCGAAGCTGCCCCCGGACCACATGACGCTCGTCCGCTCTTCAATCAATTTCTCGACGTGGTCAGAAAGCAGTCGGCGTGA
- a CDS encoding phosphoribosyltransferase family protein has translation MRSARSVCWATVDTGQRIVHSLKYEGWSRVAEGAAQRMARLDWPVDVIEERAALLPVPLAASRQRQRGYNQSECLARALAPLWKVPMRCDMLVRSRSTQTQTRLTPEERVRNVHGAFSATAAARTTLRGAHVVLVDDVVTTAATLNACAAVLHEAGVRMISYVTFGRAPAIGDRL, from the coding sequence GTGAGGTCGGCCCGCAGCGTCTGCTGGGCGACGGTTGACACGGGACAGCGCATCGTCCACTCACTCAAATATGAGGGTTGGTCTCGCGTCGCCGAGGGCGCCGCTCAGCGAATGGCGCGACTCGACTGGCCCGTCGATGTGATCGAAGAGCGTGCTGCATTGTTGCCGGTGCCGCTTGCCGCTTCCAGACAGCGCCAGCGTGGTTACAATCAGAGTGAGTGTTTGGCGCGTGCGCTCGCGCCGCTGTGGAAGGTGCCGATGCGCTGCGACATGCTGGTGCGATCCCGCTCGACGCAAACGCAGACGCGCCTGACACCGGAGGAGCGAGTGCGGAACGTACATGGCGCGTTTTCGGCGACAGCAGCGGCGCGAACGACATTGCGCGGAGCGCACGTCGTCCTCGTCGACGATGTCGTGACGACCGCAGCGACACTCAACGCGTGCGCGGCCGTGCTCCACGAGGCCGGCGTTCGCATGATCAGTTACGTCACCTTTGGTCGGGCGCCGGCAATCGGCGATCGACTCTAA
- a CDS encoding HU family DNA-binding protein, whose amino-acid sequence MTKADLVERVTEQISRTAGPMISKKDCARVVDAFLDAIKEALQSQKNIEVRGFGTFKIRHRKTRMARNPRTGSPVEVSARPVPVFKPSKELRAMVAGVEENDIEDEAEEIAQ is encoded by the coding sequence ATGACCAAAGCTGACCTGGTCGAGAGAGTCACTGAACAGATCTCCCGAACGGCGGGTCCGATGATTTCGAAGAAGGACTGCGCGCGCGTCGTCGATGCCTTTCTCGACGCCATCAAAGAGGCGCTGCAGAGCCAGAAGAACATCGAGGTTCGCGGCTTCGGCACGTTCAAGATCCGGCACCGGAAGACGCGCATGGCGCGCAATCCTCGCACCGGTTCGCCTGTCGAAGTTTCCGCGCGTCCCGTTCCCGTGTTCAAGCCATCGAAGGAGTTGCGCGCGATGGTCGCCGGCGTTGAGGAGAACGACATCGAGGACGAGGCAGAGGAAATAGCGCAGTGA
- the tpiA gene encoding triose-phosphate isomerase has protein sequence MMKRPLFFANWKMNHGPTEARAYIAAFLRLFAPHDDRTVALFPPALSLTTVRDARADRSDILLGVQNIWTQEKGAFTGENSAPMARDAGARLALVGHSERRHIFAETNVEAARKTVVAARFGLTPVLCIGETLDQREMGDAEAIVVEQLTVGMDELAAQTDLIIAYEPVWAIGTGRSATPADASAMHRVIRQTLRENPKADADRTPILYGGSVNRGNAKSLLSADGVDGLLVGSACLDPEAWAEICRT, from the coding sequence ATGATGAAACGACCGCTCTTCTTCGCGAACTGGAAGATGAATCACGGGCCGACTGAGGCCCGTGCCTATATCGCGGCCTTTCTGCGCCTCTTCGCACCGCACGACGATCGCACCGTCGCGCTCTTCCCGCCGGCACTTTCGCTGACCACTGTCCGTGATGCACGCGCCGATCGCAGCGACATCCTGCTCGGCGTTCAGAACATCTGGACGCAGGAAAAAGGCGCGTTTACCGGCGAGAACTCGGCTCCGATGGCGCGCGACGCGGGCGCGCGACTGGCGCTCGTCGGCCACTCGGAGCGACGGCACATCTTCGCCGAGACGAACGTCGAAGCCGCTCGAAAGACCGTCGTCGCCGCGCGCTTCGGACTTACTCCCGTCCTCTGCATCGGCGAAACGCTCGATCAGCGGGAAATGGGTGACGCCGAGGCAATCGTCGTCGAGCAGCTGACGGTGGGAATGGACGAGCTCGCGGCGCAGACAGATCTCATCATCGCGTATGAGCCGGTCTGGGCGATCGGGACGGGGCGGAGCGCGACGCCGGCCGATGCCTCGGCGATGCATCGCGTCATTCGTCAGACGCTGCGGGAGAACCCGAAAGCCGACGCCGATCGGACACCGATTCTTTACGGCGGCAGCGTCAATCGTGGGAACGCGAAATCACTCTTGAGCGCTGATGGCGTCGATGGGCTGCTCGTCGGCAGCGCCTGTCTCGATCCGGAAGCTTGGGCTGAGATTTGTCGCACTTGA
- a CDS encoding L-threonylcarbamoyladenylate synthase, with product MTALRRDALAVPFWSAEEVMSALRLALAHLDMRRVLAYPTETVYGFGGAIDRDSVDALVEMKRRPPGKPFLLLVAGSDMLERLDLALPSYAANLAARHWPGPLTLVVPGGEKRVPERLRGPEGGIAVRWTSHLGISRLIRAHGDAITSTSANRPGVPPATSAGEILTQWGDAIARGQLRVLDGGRLTPSPPSTVVDCTGRRARVIRPGAIPAAVLRDSVPNLIGDA from the coding sequence GTGACGGCGCTGCGCCGCGACGCGCTTGCCGTGCCATTCTGGTCGGCCGAAGAAGTCATGTCGGCGCTGCGTCTTGCGCTCGCGCACCTCGATATGCGTCGTGTGCTCGCGTATCCAACCGAGACGGTCTACGGCTTCGGGGGCGCCATCGATCGGGACTCGGTCGACGCGCTGGTCGAGATGAAGCGCCGTCCACCGGGAAAGCCGTTTCTTCTGCTCGTCGCTGGAAGCGATATGCTCGAGCGCCTCGATCTGGCACTCCCGAGTTATGCGGCGAACCTCGCCGCACGCCACTGGCCTGGGCCGTTGACACTTGTTGTTCCCGGCGGCGAGAAGCGGGTACCGGAAAGACTACGCGGTCCCGAAGGCGGCATCGCAGTCCGCTGGACCAGTCATCTTGGGATTTCGCGTCTGATCCGCGCCCACGGCGACGCGATCACTTCGACGAGCGCGAATCGCCCGGGGGTTCCGCCAGCTACTTCAGCGGGAGAAATTCTTACGCAGTGGGGCGATGCGATAGCGCGGGGACAGCTTCGCGTACTCGACGGCGGACGATTGACACCATCCCCGCCGTCTACGGTCGTGGATTGCACGGGTCGTCGAGCGCGAGTCATTCGTCCTGGAGCAATTCCGGCCGCGGTATTACGTGACAGTGTGCCCAACCTGATTGGAGACGCGTGA
- the ispD gene encoding 2-C-methyl-D-erythritol 4-phosphate cytidylyltransferase, whose amino-acid sequence MSGAGDATHSPESAHRDIGVVIVAAGASTRAGAGELKQLRWVAGKPMLLHSLQTFMSRPDVVSVVCVLPNRYAGDPPPWIFQCDISRLMIAPGGETRTASVANGLDDLPDEASIVLVHDAARPLVDNATIDRVVHHVRSGEPAIAALPVTDTIKEVDASHRITRTLDRSSLWRAQTPQGFPREVIVRAHREAAKAKLSTTDDAALCERLGIHVAVVRGSERALKITEEEDFARIEALARSTE is encoded by the coding sequence GTGAGCGGCGCCGGGGACGCCACGCATTCGCCCGAGTCCGCTCATCGCGACATCGGCGTCGTCATCGTCGCCGCGGGCGCAAGTACGCGAGCGGGGGCCGGAGAGCTCAAGCAGCTGCGCTGGGTCGCGGGCAAGCCGATGCTGCTCCACAGCCTTCAGACCTTTATGTCCAGACCCGACGTCGTGAGCGTCGTCTGCGTGTTACCGAATCGTTATGCAGGCGATCCGCCGCCATGGATCTTTCAGTGCGATATCAGCCGGCTGATGATCGCGCCCGGTGGCGAGACGCGCACGGCGTCGGTCGCGAACGGTCTCGACGATCTGCCTGACGAAGCGAGCATCGTGCTCGTTCACGATGCGGCGCGGCCTCTGGTGGACAATGCGACGATCGATCGCGTCGTCCATCACGTTCGGAGTGGCGAACCGGCGATTGCGGCGCTGCCCGTCACCGATACGATCAAGGAAGTCGACGCGTCTCATCGCATCACGCGCACCCTCGATCGCTCCTCGCTGTGGCGCGCCCAAACACCGCAGGGATTTCCGCGCGAGGTGATCGTGCGCGCGCATCGGGAGGCCGCGAAAGCCAAGCTTTCCACGACGGACGACGCCGCGCTCTGCGAGCGCCTCGGCATTCACGTCGCTGTCGTGCGCGGCAGCGAGCGCGCATTGAAAATCACCGAGGAGGAAGACTTCGCGCGGATCGAGGCGCTCGCGAGGTCGACCGAGTGA
- a CDS encoding molybdenum cofactor biosynthesis protein MoaE, with amino-acid sequence MYSAIIDTAIDVSQILERVSRKSNGAALLFLGTVRDVNDGRDVTGIEYTAYRSMAERELGRIVQEAAALAGSNDIAVEHRLGEVALGECSVAIAVGHPHRGPAFDAARYVIEELKRRVPIWKREQYVDGTREWVRATSGDAQLVDAGEDR; translated from the coding sequence GTGTACTCGGCGATCATCGATACGGCCATCGACGTCTCGCAAATCCTGGAGCGCGTGAGCCGCAAGTCGAACGGCGCCGCTTTGCTGTTCCTCGGCACCGTGCGTGACGTGAATGACGGACGCGACGTGACAGGCATCGAGTACACGGCATATCGCTCGATGGCCGAGCGCGAGCTCGGACGGATCGTACAGGAAGCGGCCGCGCTCGCCGGGAGCAATGACATCGCCGTCGAGCATCGACTGGGCGAGGTGGCGCTCGGCGAATGCAGCGTGGCAATCGCCGTGGGGCATCCACACCGCGGACCTGCGTTCGACGCCGCGCGTTATGTCATCGAGGAGTTGAAGCGCCGCGTTCCCATCTGGAAGCGCGAGCAATACGTCGATGGAACGCGAGAGTGGGTGCGTGCCACGAGTGGCGACGCACAACTCGTCGATGCCGGAGAGGATCGGTGA
- the moaA gene encoding GTP 3',8-cyclase MoaA, with translation MSETLRDQFGRSIEYLRISVTDRCNFRCLYCMPVEGLTWLPKADILSYEEINQVVAQLAPLGLRRLRITGGEPTIRPALPRLIEMLRGIPEVEDIALSTNGVRLPELATSLRTAGLDRVNISADSLRPERIAAIARRDLGFDPIVAASAAEAAGIGPIKLNVVVMRGVNDDEIMDFARLTLNHPWHVRFIELMPVGGLRELTAEHIVPSEEVLERASVLGSLEPGGGPPRGNGPAAYYHFVGAPGSIGVITPMTHTYCGSCNRVRLTADGRLRTCLFGDHEVDLRTPLRADEPLESYFRRALAEKPKEHALLQLRVGGLRALSQVGG, from the coding sequence GTGAGCGAGACACTTCGCGATCAGTTCGGCCGAAGCATCGAGTATCTCCGTATCTCGGTGACCGATCGCTGCAATTTCCGTTGCTTGTACTGCATGCCTGTCGAAGGGCTCACGTGGTTGCCCAAGGCCGACATTCTCAGCTACGAGGAGATCAATCAGGTCGTCGCGCAGCTCGCGCCGCTTGGCTTGCGGCGGCTGCGCATAACGGGTGGCGAGCCGACAATCCGGCCCGCATTGCCGCGCCTGATCGAGATGCTGCGCGGGATCCCGGAAGTCGAGGACATCGCACTGTCGACGAACGGCGTGCGACTGCCTGAGCTCGCGACGTCGCTTCGCACGGCCGGACTTGATCGCGTCAATATCAGCGCTGACAGCTTGCGGCCCGAGCGCATCGCGGCAATTGCGCGACGCGACCTCGGCTTCGATCCAATCGTCGCCGCGAGCGCCGCGGAAGCAGCCGGCATTGGACCAATCAAGCTGAACGTGGTCGTGATGCGCGGCGTGAACGACGATGAGATCATGGACTTCGCGCGTCTCACGCTCAATCATCCATGGCACGTGCGATTCATCGAGCTGATGCCGGTCGGGGGACTACGCGAGCTCACCGCCGAGCACATCGTGCCGAGTGAGGAAGTGCTCGAGCGCGCGTCGGTGCTCGGATCGCTCGAGCCAGGCGGTGGTCCGCCACGCGGCAACGGGCCCGCGGCATACTATCATTTCGTTGGTGCTCCTGGCTCCATTGGCGTGATCACACCGATGACACACACGTACTGCGGTTCGTGCAACCGTGTGCGACTCACTGCCGACGGGCGTTTGCGCACGTGTCTGTTCGGCGATCACGAAGTTGACCTCCGCACGCCTTTGCGCGCCGATGAGCCGCTCGAGTCGTACTTCCGTCGCGCGCTCGCGGAGAAGCCGAAGGAGCATGCGCTGCTGCAGTTGCGCGTGGGCGGGCTGCGAGCGCTGTCGCAGGTGGGTGGATAG
- the moaD gene encoding molybdopterin converting factor subunit 1: MTITVLLFASYADAVGRSEIELDVETGTTVRHVIDRVRAMGDAKRLPAAPMVAVNEEYATRDHELREGDEVALIPPVAGG, translated from the coding sequence ATGACCATCACGGTTCTGCTTTTCGCTTCGTACGCCGACGCTGTCGGCCGATCAGAGATCGAGCTCGACGTCGAGACGGGCACGACGGTGCGACACGTCATAGATCGAGTGCGTGCAATGGGCGACGCCAAGAGGCTGCCTGCTGCACCAATGGTGGCAGTGAACGAGGAGTACGCAACACGTGATCACGAACTGCGCGAGGGCGACGAAGTGGCCTTGATTCCGCCAGTTGCAGGAGGCTGA
- a CDS encoding phosphoglycerate kinase has translation MNKKTIRDLRDTDLRGKRALVRVDFNVPLDEHGRVGDDTRIRAALPTIKYLRDRGARVILLSHLGRPKGKPEAKYSLEPVARRLQELMPNEQVQFVESTDTDEAMKATKKGPPVVLLENTRFLGGEETNDERLSRALAELGDFYVNDAFGSAHRAHASTEGVARCLKPAVAGLLMEQELQYLGAAVADPKRPFVAVLGGAKISGKIDVIENLLPKVDRLIIGGAMACTFFKAMGLETGKSLVEADRVDMAKQLLSRGGKKLELPVDACVAPKLDDGVHAHAVNREAIPSGEGMFDIGPESAKAFAKIIGDAKTVVWNGPMGVFEKPPFDAGTRAVAQAMARATKSGATTIVGGGDSAAAVAELGLDSAMSHVSTGGGASLELLEGKTLPGVAALDDRPGGGSRAA, from the coding sequence ATGAATAAGAAAACCATTCGCGACTTACGCGATACGGATCTGCGCGGGAAGCGCGCTCTGGTTCGCGTGGATTTCAATGTGCCGCTCGACGAGCATGGTCGTGTCGGCGACGATACTCGCATTCGCGCCGCGCTCCCGACGATCAAGTATCTGCGCGATCGGGGCGCGCGCGTCATCCTGCTCTCTCACCTCGGCCGACCAAAAGGAAAACCCGAGGCGAAGTACTCGCTCGAGCCCGTCGCGCGTCGTCTCCAGGAGTTGATGCCTAACGAACAGGTGCAATTTGTGGAGAGCACGGACACGGACGAAGCGATGAAGGCGACGAAGAAGGGACCGCCCGTCGTGCTCCTCGAGAATACCCGATTTCTCGGCGGCGAAGAGACAAACGACGAGCGCCTATCGCGCGCGCTCGCGGAACTCGGCGACTTCTACGTGAACGACGCGTTCGGATCCGCGCACCGCGCACACGCGTCGACGGAAGGCGTTGCCCGTTGCCTCAAGCCCGCTGTTGCGGGTTTGCTCATGGAGCAGGAGCTCCAATATCTCGGCGCCGCCGTCGCCGATCCGAAGCGACCGTTCGTCGCGGTGCTCGGGGGCGCGAAGATTTCCGGAAAGATCGACGTCATCGAGAACCTGCTGCCGAAGGTTGATCGCTTGATCATCGGCGGGGCGATGGCTTGCACGTTCTTCAAGGCGATGGGTTTAGAGACTGGTAAATCGCTCGTCGAAGCCGATCGCGTCGACATGGCGAAGCAACTGCTCTCGCGCGGCGGCAAGAAGCTCGAGCTTCCGGTGGACGCCTGCGTGGCGCCCAAGCTCGACGACGGCGTACACGCGCACGCCGTTAACCGCGAGGCAATTCCGAGCGGCGAAGGGATGTTCGACATCGGCCCCGAGAGCGCGAAGGCCTTCGCGAAGATCATTGGTGACGCGAAGACCGTCGTCTGGAACGGCCCGATGGGAGTGTTCGAGAAGCCACCATTCGACGCCGGCACTCGCGCAGTCGCGCAAGCGATGGCCAGGGCGACGAAGAGCGGTGCGACAACTATCGTCGGTGGCGGCGACTCTGCCGCGGCCGTCGCCGAGCTCGGACTCGATAGTGCGATGAGTCACGTGTCCACAGGCGGTGGAGCATCGCTCGAGTTGCTCGAAGGCAAGACGCTGCCCGGCGTCGCTGCGCTCGACGATCGGCCAGGAGGAGGCAGTCGAGCCGCATGA
- the aroE gene encoding shikimate dehydrogenase has protein sequence MIKRPGRLVLLGRSLGHSLSPLFQNAALEQAKLPLRYETLDVPASALDDTLEELAAHGAAGNVTIPYKEKVYESCDRLTSVAQQVGAVNTFWFERGELVGDNTDVEGFNAAVRQLLDREPSQLTVGVLGAGGAAAAVVAAVSAWPHSRTLVSNRTASRADALCARFSSVATVSDPKRLASESDLVVNATSVGLRNDELPIDPEALRADAAVLDLVYRRGETAWVRAARARGLRARDGLVMLIEQGAAAFERWFGFPPDRDAMWSAVR, from the coding sequence GTGATCAAGCGGCCGGGGCGGCTAGTCCTGCTCGGCCGTTCGCTCGGACATTCACTCTCGCCACTCTTTCAGAACGCCGCGCTCGAGCAGGCGAAGCTTCCGCTTCGCTATGAGACGCTCGACGTACCCGCCAGCGCGCTCGACGACACGCTGGAGGAGCTTGCCGCGCACGGCGCCGCGGGCAATGTCACCATCCCGTACAAGGAAAAGGTGTACGAGTCGTGTGACCGCCTCACGTCGGTCGCGCAGCAAGTCGGTGCAGTGAACACGTTCTGGTTCGAGCGCGGTGAACTTGTCGGCGACAATACCGACGTTGAGGGCTTCAATGCCGCAGTGCGCCAGCTGCTCGATCGCGAGCCGAGCCAACTCACCGTCGGCGTGCTGGGCGCCGGTGGCGCCGCGGCAGCGGTCGTCGCCGCCGTGTCGGCGTGGCCGCATAGTCGCACGCTCGTCAGCAACCGCACCGCGAGCCGGGCCGACGCGCTTTGTGCGCGATTTTCATCCGTGGCGACCGTGAGTGATCCAAAGAGATTGGCGAGCGAGAGCGATCTTGTCGTGAATGCGACCTCCGTTGGATTGCGCAATGACGAATTGCCGATCGATCCGGAAGCGCTCCGTGCCGACGCTGCCGTATTGGATCTCGTTTATCGTCGTGGCGAAACGGCGTGGGTCCGTGCTGCACGTGCTCGCGGACTTCGCGCGCGCGACGGTCTCGTAATGCTCATCGAGCAGGGTGCTGCCGCGTTCGAGCGGTGGTTTGGATTTCCGCCCGACCGGGACGCCATGTGGTCGGCGGTGCGCTAG
- the gap gene encoding type I glyceraldehyde-3-phosphate dehydrogenase produces MAIRVGINGFGRIGRQVVRAAKQSGKSDLEFVAVNDLTDTKTLAHLFKYDSVHRTYKGDVAARDGSIVIDGEPIKVLAEKDPGKLPWRDLGIDIVLESTGRFTNASDARKHIDGGAKKVIISAPAKGEDITIVLGVNEKKYDAAKHAIISNASCTTNCLVPMVKVIRDAFGFVRGSMVTIHSYTNDQNVLDLPHKDLRRARAAAMSIIPTTTGAAKATSLVIPELKGKIDGIAIRVPTPDVSLTDLAVVVEKPVTVDAINDAFRSAASGALKGILEYTEEELVSSDFIGNPASCIFDAKSTNVVDGTLLKVSGWYDNEWGYSSRCVDLLRFVGRQLGD; encoded by the coding sequence ATGGCCATTCGCGTCGGCATCAACGGCTTTGGCAGGATTGGACGTCAGGTTGTTCGCGCGGCGAAGCAATCAGGGAAGAGCGACCTCGAGTTCGTCGCCGTGAACGATCTCACCGACACGAAGACGCTTGCGCATCTATTCAAGTACGACTCCGTGCACCGCACGTACAAGGGCGATGTCGCGGCACGCGACGGCTCGATTGTCATCGATGGCGAACCGATCAAAGTGCTCGCCGAAAAGGATCCGGGGAAGCTGCCCTGGCGCGATTTGGGTATCGACATTGTCCTCGAATCAACGGGTCGGTTCACGAACGCGAGCGACGCAAGGAAGCACATCGACGGCGGCGCAAAGAAGGTGATTATTTCTGCGCCGGCGAAAGGAGAGGACATCACCATCGTGCTCGGCGTCAACGAGAAGAAGTACGACGCGGCAAAGCACGCGATCATCTCGAATGCATCGTGTACCACGAATTGTCTGGTACCCATGGTGAAAGTGATACGCGACGCGTTCGGCTTCGTGCGAGGGTCGATGGTCACGATCCACAGCTACACGAACGATCAGAATGTGCTCGATTTGCCACACAAGGATCTGCGCCGCGCGCGGGCGGCGGCGATGTCGATCATTCCGACAACGACGGGGGCGGCGAAAGCGACGTCGCTCGTGATCCCCGAGCTCAAAGGCAAGATCGACGGCATCGCGATTCGTGTTCCGACACCTGACGTCTCGTTGACGGATCTTGCGGTGGTCGTTGAAAAGCCGGTGACGGTGGACGCGATCAACGATGCGTTCCGTAGCGCGGCATCCGGTGCGCTCAAGGGCATTCTCGAGTACACCGAGGAGGAACTCGTCTCGTCCGATTTCATCGGCAACCCAGCGTCGTGCATCTTCGACGCGAAGAGCACGAATGTCGTGGATGGTACGTTGTTGAAGGTGTCGGGCTGGTACGACAACGAGTGGGGCTACTCGAGCCGATGCGTTGATCTGCTGCGCTTCGTTGGTCGTCAGTTAGGCGATTAA
- a CDS encoding low molecular weight protein arginine phosphatase yields MKVLFVCTGNTCRSPLAEAIARKISIERGLQDVEVSSAGTSAWDGAPASDGSLLVGMERNMDLSSHRAQSLSRDLVTSSDLILAMGPHHLERIEALGGSGKSYLLSDFASYGASVRPISDPVGAELDVYRATTDELEEEIRRVMDRIMAERSSGTT; encoded by the coding sequence ATGAAGGTTTTGTTTGTCTGCACCGGCAACACGTGCCGCAGCCCGCTGGCGGAAGCGATCGCGCGCAAAATCAGTATCGAGCGCGGGCTCCAGGATGTCGAAGTGTCCAGCGCGGGAACGAGCGCGTGGGATGGGGCGCCGGCTTCCGATGGATCGCTGCTCGTCGGCATGGAGCGCAACATGGATCTGAGCAGCCATCGGGCGCAGTCTCTCAGCCGTGATTTGGTGACCAGCTCCGATCTCATTCTCGCGATGGGGCCGCATCACCTCGAGCGTATCGAAGCGCTTGGAGGGAGCGGCAAGTCGTACCTACTGTCCGACTTCGCGTCGTATGGTGCGTCGGTGCGACCGATCAGCGATCCGGTCGGCGCCGAGCTCGATGTCTATCGCGCGACGACCGACGAGCTGGAGGAGGAGATCCGGCGCGTAATGGATCGAATCATGGCGGAGCGCTCGTCGGGGACGACGTGA
- the secG gene encoding preprotein translocase subunit SecG, translated as MLYTLLMVLLIIDSLVLILAILLQSGQGQGLAATFGGVSSSASSLFGTRQTGNLLTKASWWCGGLFLFFAFLLSLASSRSRAPRSVLDQAFPNVPAPTAPANPGNAGTQAPVVPLTPAPQPSPATPNQGTKAPAKKP; from the coding sequence ATGCTGTACACTCTCCTGATGGTGCTCCTCATAATCGATAGTCTTGTTCTCATCCTTGCCATCCTGCTTCAGAGCGGCCAGGGTCAAGGCCTTGCTGCCACATTCGGCGGTGTGAGTAGCTCCGCAAGCTCGCTCTTTGGAACGCGTCAAACGGGCAATCTCCTCACGAAAGCTAGTTGGTGGTGCGGAGGGCTCTTTCTTTTCTTCGCATTTCTTCTCTCGCTCGCATCATCGCGGAGCCGCGCACCGCGGTCGGTGCTCGATCAGGCTTTTCCGAATGTCCCCGCGCCGACGGCGCCGGCGAATCCTGGAAATGCTGGGACTCAAGCTCCGGTCGTACCTCTGACGCCCGCGCCGCAGCCTTCACCAGCTACGCCGAACCAGGGCACGAAGGCACCGGCGAAAAAGCCATAA